The DNA window GTGTCGGGGTCGGTGTTCCTGCTGACCGAGACGGGGCTGCGGTACCGGGTGGTGGCCAACGGGGACAGCGCGGCCAAGAGCTCCGTACTGCCGGAGCGCAGCCAGTCCCCGGACGCCTCGGACGGGCAGCAGGCGCAGGCGCAGCAGGGCAACGACGCACAGGCGCGGCTGGGCTACAAGGACATCCGGCCGTCGCTGGTGCCCAAGGCATGGTCCGACCTGGTGCCGGCCGGACCCAATCTGGACACCAAGTCGGCTTTGCAGCCGCAGACCTCCTGACGGGTGATCATCAGCGCTGCGGCGCGGGGCGGTTCGGGATGACTCGGGTCCGCAGCGGTGTTGGGGGCCTTGCGCCCGAGGACTAGAGTGCTTGTGGACATCACGTCGTGATGTTGACCGGGGGGCCGCGGACAGAGTCGCTCGGTCAGGTCATCTGTCTCATGGGGGACGTGGAACATGTCGGGTCAGTTCAGGACTACCGCCGAGGAGATGCGGGCGTTCTCCGGCCGCATCGCCGAGGTCAACTCGTCCATCCAGCAGGAGCTCAGCCGTCTCAACAGCCTGGTGAGCTCGATCACCTCCGGCTGGCAGGGCCAGGCCGCCTCCGCCTACCACCAGCTCCAGGAGCAGTGGAACGAGGACGCGACCAAGCTCAACCGCGTGCTGGACGAGATCAAGCAGGCGATCGACGCGACCACGCAGCAGT is part of the Peterkaempfera bronchialis genome and encodes:
- a CDS encoding WXG100 family type VII secretion target, with product MSGQFRTTAEEMRAFSGRIAEVNSSIQQELSRLNSLVSSITSGWQGQAASAYHQLQEQWNEDATKLNRVLDEIKQAIDATTQQYSATEEDQRSSLSNVQAHFG